From the Bradysia coprophila strain Holo2 chromosome X unlocalized genomic scaffold, BU_Bcop_v1 contig_12, whole genome shotgun sequence genome, the window tatttattttttgtttacacacCAGCTCCGTGAAGCGTTTGCAAGAGGCGATTTAAAGCCCGGACTGAACGTTGAAACCGTCAAAGAAAAGGCGAAGATCAACAACATTGTGAgtacaatttacattttactgtCAGCGCAATTGACTGACTGcttatttcatcaatttacACCATTCAGGCTCGAATTCAACAAAAGCTGGGTCTAATCGAACAAAAACTTCCGTGGATCGAACGTCTCGATATGACAAATGAATTGGCTCCCGTTGCTCCGGAAATAGCTGTACAATTTGCCAAACACGAACAGAAACGAGCCAACTTATTCGCTGGCAATAAGAAAATCAAAGCATTCACACCCGAAGAGGATCCGGTGCTGAATGATTTCAAGCGAGAAATGTTGTTCCATCGTCAGGCACAAACGGCCGTTGTTGAGGGTATAAAACGTTTACATGAATTGGgcatcaaaacaaaacgacCCGATGATTACTTCGCCGAGATGACAAAGTCTGACGAACACATGCAGAAGGTGCGTTCGAATCTGATGGCCAAACAGGAGGGACAAGCGAAATCGGAGCGAATTAAACAGATTCGTGAACAGAGGAAAATGGGTAAGCTCGTACAGCGACAGGCTAGAGTGCAACGAGACACAGAGAAGCGTGAAATGTTGGACAAACTGAAGAAGTTCCGAAAgggaaaattgcaaaatttggACTTTTTGGATGACACCAAAAGCGGTCAGAGTAAACGTGACGGGAAGAAGGCCAGCAAAGACAAACGTAACGCCAGAGATAGTCGATTCGGATTTGGTGGGAAAAAGCGCGGATTGAAAAGGAATACGAAACAATCCAGCATGGAAGGTAACGACTACAAAGGCAAATTTCAGAATTCGAAAAATGGACCGAAAGGAGCCGGAAGAGGTGGGAAAAAAGGATCGGCACCACGAGCTGGCAAAAGCAAACGTGTAAAATCAAAGTCGAGAGGCCGAAAGTAGAGGTACGGCTCCAACATTAACTGCAAAatgaataaacgaaaatttgttacttgaatttgaaaatctttaattttcaaCGAGCACTCTGTAGCTTAAATCTAAACGCCTGTCTTCGGTCTACTTTCTCGTTCACTTACAGAAGCTACTAGTTCAAATACAGCTACACTCAACTGTAATATTTCGAATAGTCAACTTGTTCCGGAACATACTGATATCCTTCCTGAGT encodes:
- the LOC119067539 gene encoding probable rRNA-processing protein EBP2 homolog, whose amino-acid sequence is MPDFDMKSSDSEDNMESDDELREAFARGDLKPGLNVETVKEKAKINNIARIQQKLGLIEQKLPWIERLDMTNELAPVAPEIAVQFAKHEQKRANLFAGNKKIKAFTPEEDPVLNDFKREMLFHRQAQTAVVEGIKRLHELGIKTKRPDDYFAEMTKSDEHMQKVRSNLMAKQEGQAKSERIKQIREQRKMGKLVQRQARVQRDTEKREMLDKLKKFRKGKLQNLDFLDDTKSGQSKRDGKKASKDKRNARDSRFGFGGKKRGLKRNTKQSSMEGNDYKGKFQNSKNGPKGAGRGGKKGSAPRAGKSKRVKSKSRGRK